A window of Gammaproteobacteria bacterium contains these coding sequences:
- a CDS encoding SUMF1/EgtB/PvdO family nonheme iron enzyme, protein IMDSDNLNTYYNVGSATDVTRNAAGASPYGVFDMAGNVSEWTADEFKAYQGSGASAELFVPKVGRATTSLDRSLKVVDLIEVEATYIVMRGGSFKSDPFATASYHRNYSFPHYASDFYGFRCSKDIVDQQG, encoded by the coding sequence ATTATGGATTCAGACAACCTCAATACCTATTACAACGTAGGTTCGGCGACCGATGTCACACGTAATGCAGCGGGAGCAAGCCCTTATGGTGTGTTTGATATGGCAGGTAATGTTAGTGAGTGGACGGCAGATGAATTCAAAGCCTATCAAGGCAGTGGTGCGTCAGCAGAATTATTTGTACCTAAAGTAGGTAGAGCAACGACATCGTTAGATAGATCCCTCAAAGTGGTGGATCTGATTGAGGTCGAAGCAACCTATATTGTTATGCGTGGCGGCTCATTTAAGAGTGACCCATTTGCTACTGCGTCTTATCACCGAAATTACTCGTTTCCACACTATGCCTCAGATTTCTACGGTTTTCGTTGTAGTAAAGATATCGTAGACCAGCAAGGATAA